The Leptolyngbyaceae cyanobacterium genome window below encodes:
- a CDS encoding S-methyl-5'-thioadenosine phosphorylase, whose protein sequence is MAQAKIGIIGGSGLYKMDALKDVEEVQIDTPFGLPSDAVILGTLENTKVAFLARHGRNHTFSPSELPFRANIYAMKQLGVEYLISASAVGSLKEEVKPLDMVVPDQFIDRTKNRVSTFFGEGIVAHIAFGDPICHNLAKVLADAVASLNLPDVTLHRGGTYVCMEGPAFSTKAESHLYRSWGATIVGMTNLPEAKLAREAEIAYATLALATDYDCWHPDHDSVTVEMVIANLQSNAVNAQKVIQETVRRLTENPPASDAHSALKYAILTPLDKVPAATKEKMALLLKKYL, encoded by the coding sequence ATGGCTCAAGCAAAAATAGGGATTATTGGCGGTAGCGGTCTTTACAAAATGGACGCTCTCAAAGATGTAGAAGAAGTACAAATCGATACACCGTTTGGTTTGCCTTCCGATGCTGTAATTTTGGGAACTTTGGAAAATACGAAGGTTGCATTTTTAGCTCGTCACGGTCGGAATCATACATTTTCACCTTCTGAACTCCCTTTTCGCGCCAATATTTACGCTATGAAGCAGCTGGGCGTGGAGTATTTGATCTCTGCCTCAGCTGTTGGCTCTCTCAAGGAGGAAGTTAAACCTCTCGATATGGTAGTGCCAGATCAATTTATCGATCGCACTAAAAATAGAGTATCTACCTTTTTTGGCGAGGGAATTGTAGCGCACATTGCTTTTGGCGATCCGATTTGTCACAATTTGGCAAAAGTGTTAGCCGATGCAGTCGCTAGTTTGAACTTACCAGATGTGACTTTGCATCGTGGCGGTACTTACGTTTGTATGGAAGGGCCAGCATTTTCCACCAAAGCGGAATCCCATCTTTACCGCAGTTGGGGCGCAACGATCGTTGGTATGACCAATTTACCAGAAGCGAAATTAGCTAGAGAAGCAGAAATTGCCTATGCAACGTTAGCTTTAGCTACCGATTACGATTGTTGGCATCCAGACCACGATAGCGTAACTGTAGAAATGGTAATCGCTAACTTGCAAAGTAATGCAGTAAATGCACAAAAAGTAATTCAAGAAACCGTCAGACGTTTGACTGAAAATCCCCCTGCTTCTGATGCTCACTCGGCGTTAAAATATGCGATTCTTACTCCATTGGATAAAGTGCCAGCAGCTACTAAAGAAAAGATGGCTTTGTTGTTGAAAAAATATTTGTAA
- a CDS encoding tetratricopeptide repeat protein — MKFNYWLAKIILSLGLLAYPVNAQTPNLSVQLQPNLTLSNQERQELLRLRQEKELRDRVQAEVDRAFSRHNNYLNILLLLIFLLPVLTGLGFWLFYRQLISRITSENKQLLTPEFNHEFFKITVVFKQEIENLKFELGEQLNQIIQQVNYDLTYQHYQNNLSVPTEEANWAGNPVENQPLVTASPTSGMSDSEVETTERIIPVTPEEEAQLQTENEESNTQPLTAEEYFNLGNNHLVEGRYAEANQCYNDAVKIDRNFPEARYQNARAYALRGNINPAIGNLQWAIDLDPKYKETAKADSAFVYIRTDEQFRQVIE, encoded by the coding sequence ATGAAGTTTAACTATTGGCTCGCTAAAATAATTTTATCGTTAGGTTTGTTGGCATATCCTGTTAATGCCCAAACACCAAACTTGTCGGTGCAGCTTCAACCTAACCTGACCCTTTCTAATCAAGAAAGACAAGAATTATTAAGGTTGCGACAAGAGAAAGAACTTCGCGATCGCGTTCAGGCAGAAGTCGATCGAGCCTTTAGCCGCCATAATAATTATCTCAATATATTACTATTGCTCATTTTTCTCCTTCCCGTACTAACTGGTTTAGGATTTTGGTTATTTTATCGTCAGTTAATTAGCCGAATAACATCGGAAAATAAACAACTATTAACGCCCGAATTTAATCATGAATTTTTCAAAATAACCGTCGTTTTCAAGCAAGAAATAGAAAATCTAAAATTTGAACTTGGCGAACAATTAAACCAAATTATTCAGCAAGTCAATTATGACCTAACTTACCAGCATTATCAAAATAATTTGAGCGTTCCCACAGAAGAAGCAAATTGGGCGGGAAATCCTGTCGAAAATCAACCATTAGTAACGGCATCCCCAACATCTGGCATGAGTGATTCCGAAGTGGAAACAACAGAGCGGATAATCCCTGTAACGCCGGAAGAAGAAGCTCAGCTTCAAACAGAAAATGAAGAATCGAATACTCAACCTTTGACGGCTGAGGAATATTTTAACTTAGGCAATAATCACTTAGTTGAAGGGCGCTATGCAGAAGCAAATCAATGTTATAACGATGCTGTCAAAATCGATCGGAATTTTCCAGAAGCTAGATATCAAAATGCCAGAGCTTATGCTTTGCGAGGTAATATAAATCCTGCGATTGGTAACTTGCAATGGGCTATTGACCTCGATCCTAAATATAAGGAAACCGCCAAAGCCGATTCTGCTTTTGTTTATATTCGTACTGACGAACAATTTAGACAAGTAATTGAATAG
- a CDS encoding LysE family translocator yields the protein MTFSSIIALFTAMVVLASLPSVSVLAVSARAATSGFIHGVFTTIGIVLGDIIFIIIAIWGLAFLAETMGSLFILVKYLGAAYLILLGISLIRSKSNDLQAQEVANSSLISSFMTGLLITLGDQKATLFYLGFFPAFLDISQISYGDTIIIIAITIVAVGGVKLVYAFMADKARLLITSKIRKGMNIAAGCIMIAVGIFLVVKP from the coding sequence ATGACATTTAGCAGCATTATTGCATTATTCACTGCGATGGTTGTCCTGGCTTCTCTTCCCAGCGTCAGCGTATTGGCTGTTTCCGCAAGGGCAGCTACATCTGGATTTATTCACGGTGTTTTCACAACCATAGGAATAGTACTTGGTGACATCATTTTCATCATAATAGCGATTTGGGGTTTGGCATTTCTTGCTGAAACGATGGGTAGCCTATTTATCCTGGTAAAATACCTTGGTGCCGCTTATCTTATACTGCTGGGAATAAGCTTAATTAGATCGAAATCAAATGATTTGCAGGCACAAGAGGTGGCTAATTCATCTTTAATATCTAGTTTTATGACTGGATTGTTGATTACATTAGGCGATCAAAAAGCCACCTTATTTTATCTTGGGTTTTTTCCAGCTTTTCTTGATATATCTCAAATATCTTATGGGGATACCATCATCATTATTGCAATTACTATAGTAGCCGTAGGTGGAGTAAAGCTTGTTTATGCTTTCATGGCAGACAAAGCTAGATTGCTGATTACTTCTAAAATAAGAAAAGGAATGAACATTGCCGCTGGCTGTATAATGATTGCCGTAGGAATCTTTTTGGTAGTAAAGCCTTAA
- a CDS encoding caspase family protein yields MKRRSFLQRAGWVLAALGVGEAGLMAIANRYYQALAQPTPRKLAILVGINQYAGSSLAGCVTDVELQQELLIHRFGFLPSDILAISDREATRQNIETALIEHLAKQAKPGDVVVFHFSGYGSCLKQLSNGDGELVTGEQGKAIENVESPIANTPSPIVQNILLPVDALLATKSISAENAVLEETLYLLLRSLSTDKVTAILDTSYTDPGALLWGSLRVRSQSAPADAQPISPELDFQKQLRENSPNSGLFSAKNTNSGVILTAAGPDRSAMEGQLDGFTAGLFTYALTQYLWQSTPPTTIQISLSQAASTVVQLVGKNQQPRLLTANDSNLENPVRQTWLTDLDTPPSHTGFDGVVIGVEDNGKTGLLWLGGITPSVLPLYGANSILTVLPAGTYQTTIDIDKDKETTSTKPLQLIVRSRDGLKSKAQIFPQPNEIDLLQPGQLVQEAVRVIPRNVNLRVAIGSSLERIERVDATSAFSGVRNVSLVTANEQPADCVLGRVQKPALNTGLESSQVSSPSPQYGLFSPALNPIPNTLGEAGEAVKTAVQRLYPKYRTLLAAKLLRSIGNEGSSRLGVRATFEMVAPIEQVLMQRTTSRAPWTAPIDKAGTTIINNSGILNLPMGSRIHYRIHNYSDAPVYFILLGIDTNGNAIALLPSHIDEVETNLAEKQIIYPGEEIIVPQLTSPFKWLVQGPTGRNEMQLILCRKPLTQTFAVLESTQHPRGDVQRFGALLGSLEVAKAVLEDLHQASLPATESIGASSDTFALDMNAWASFTFIYQVF; encoded by the coding sequence ATGAAGCGACGGAGTTTTTTACAGCGGGCTGGTTGGGTATTGGCAGCCTTGGGAGTAGGAGAAGCTGGGCTGATGGCGATCGCAAATCGCTACTACCAGGCTTTAGCACAACCGACGCCTCGCAAGTTAGCAATACTGGTGGGGATTAACCAATATGCTGGATCTTCTCTTGCAGGTTGCGTGACCGATGTGGAACTGCAACAGGAACTTTTGATCCATCGGTTCGGTTTTTTACCTAGCGACATTTTGGCGATCTCAGATCGAGAAGCTACCCGTCAGAACATTGAAACGGCTTTGATCGAACATCTCGCCAAGCAAGCAAAACCAGGCGATGTGGTAGTTTTTCACTTCAGTGGTTATGGTAGCTGTTTGAAACAATTGAGTAATGGAGATGGCGAATTAGTAACTGGCGAACAGGGAAAAGCGATCGAAAATGTCGAATCGCCAATTGCTAATACCCCATCACCGATCGTGCAAAATATTTTGTTACCAGTGGATGCGCTGCTGGCAACCAAAAGCATATCCGCAGAGAATGCGGTGCTGGAAGAAACTTTGTACTTGTTGTTGCGATCGCTCTCCACGGACAAAGTTACCGCCATTTTAGATACTAGCTACACCGATCCCGGCGCTTTGTTGTGGGGAAGTCTGCGAGTGCGATCGCAATCTGCACCAGCAGACGCACAACCAATTTCACCAGAACTGGACTTCCAAAAACAACTCCGGGAAAACTCTCCTAATAGTGGCTTATTTTCCGCCAAAAATACCAACTCAGGCGTAATTTTGACCGCCGCAGGGCCAGATCGATCGGCAATGGAAGGTCAGCTAGATGGTTTTACAGCAGGGCTTTTCACTTATGCCCTTACCCAATATCTCTGGCAAAGTACCCCACCTACAACCATTCAAATCAGTTTGAGTCAAGCAGCATCTACCGTGGTGCAACTAGTAGGAAAAAACCAACAGCCCAGATTACTAACAGCTAACGATTCTAACCTCGAAAACCCCGTCCGGCAGACATGGCTAACCGATCTTGACACGCCACCTTCTCACACCGGATTTGATGGAGTAGTCATCGGAGTAGAAGATAATGGCAAAACCGGATTATTGTGGTTGGGAGGCATCACCCCATCAGTTTTGCCCCTCTACGGCGCGAACTCCATACTCACCGTACTACCAGCCGGAACTTATCAAACAACAATAGATATAGATAAGGATAAAGAAACTACTTCCACAAAACCATTGCAATTGATCGTTCGTTCCCGCGATGGTTTAAAATCAAAAGCACAAATTTTTCCTCAACCTAATGAAATAGATTTATTGCAACCCGGTCAACTAGTGCAAGAAGCCGTGCGAGTGATTCCCCGCAATGTCAACTTGCGCGTCGCTATTGGCAGTAGTTTAGAAAGAATTGAGCGAGTTGATGCCACCAGCGCTTTTTCTGGAGTTCGCAACGTATCGTTAGTGACAGCAAACGAACAGCCTGCTGATTGCGTTTTGGGTCGAGTGCAAAAGCCAGCATTAAATACTGGGTTAGAATCTTCGCAAGTTTCTAGTCCCAGTCCTCAATACGGTTTATTTTCCCCTGCTTTGAATCCGATTCCCAACACGCTGGGAGAAGCGGGAGAAGCAGTAAAAACCGCAGTGCAAAGGCTTTATCCCAAATATCGAACTTTGTTAGCTGCCAAGTTGTTGCGATCGATCGGTAATGAAGGTTCTTCTCGTTTGGGAGTACGAGCAACTTTTGAAATGGTAGCGCCGATCGAACAAGTATTGATGCAGCGCACTACCAGTCGCGCACCTTGGACAGCCCCAATTGATAAGGCTGGAACGACTATAATCAATAATTCCGGGATTCTGAACTTGCCGATGGGCAGTCGCATTCACTACCGAATTCATAATTACAGCGATGCGCCCGTTTACTTTATATTGTTGGGTATCGATACTAACGGTAATGCGATCGCTTTATTGCCTTCTCACATTGATGAAGTAGAAACCAACTTGGCAGAAAAGCAAATAATTTACCCAGGTGAAGAGATTATCGTACCACAACTGACCAGCCCCTTTAAATGGCTCGTGCAAGGCCCAACAGGTAGAAATGAAATGCAACTGATCTTATGCCGAAAACCTCTTACGCAAACTTTTGCTGTTTTGGAAAGTACCCAACATCCTAGAGGAGACGTGCAGCGCTTCGGAGCCCTACTCGGTTCTTTAGAAGTTGCAAAGGCAGTTTTGGAAGATTTGCACCAAGCTAGTCTTCCCGCAACCGAAAGTATCGGTGCATCCTCCGATACCTTTGCACTTGATATGAATGCTTGGGCAAGTTTCACTTTTATTTATCAGGTGTTTTGA
- a CDS encoding RNA-guided endonuclease TnpB family protein, producing MEKTFRYRFYPTTEQESILRRTMGCVRLVYNRALAARTEAWYERSERVDYVQTSAMLTVWKKQVDLQFLNEVSCVPLQQGLRHLQTAFTNFFAGRAKYPNFKKKRSGGSAEFTKSAFRWKDGQVYLAKCFEPLPIRWSRQLPEECQPSTITIKLSPSGRWHIAIRFDDATIKALPIIDKAVGIDLGVTSLIATSDGEKITNPKAFDRHYQKLKKAQKFLSRKKKDSKNREKARLKVARIQAKISDSRLDHLHKLTTRLIRENQTIAVEDLAVKNMVKNSKLARAISDASWAELVRQLEYKARWYCRNLVKIDRWFPSSKRCGSCGQIVEKLPLSIREWDCPSCNTHHDRDINAAKNVLAVGHTVDVCGANIRPDRHTSKGLLRKTSNGKKQKPKS from the coding sequence ATGGAAAAAACCTTTCGCTACCGTTTCTATCCCACAACCGAGCAGGAAAGTATCTTGCGACGGACAATGGGGTGTGTCCGGTTGGTTTACAACCGAGCATTGGCAGCGAGAACCGAGGCATGGTACGAACGCTCCGAACGAGTTGATTACGTTCAAACTTCTGCCATGTTGACGGTATGGAAAAAGCAAGTTGACCTCCAATTTTTGAATGAGGTTAGTTGCGTACCCTTGCAGCAAGGATTGAGACATCTGCAAACGGCTTTTACTAATTTCTTTGCAGGTCGGGCAAAATATCCCAATTTCAAAAAGAAACGTAGCGGCGGCAGCGCAGAATTTACCAAGTCCGCTTTCCGATGGAAAGACGGACAGGTTTATTTGGCGAAATGCTTTGAACCATTGCCGATCAGATGGTCTAGGCAACTCCCCGAAGAGTGTCAACCTAGTACCATCACAATTAAGCTTTCTCCTTCTGGTCGCTGGCACATTGCAATTAGATTTGACGACGCGACCATCAAGGCATTGCCTATTATTGATAAAGCAGTAGGGATCGATCTGGGTGTAACTAGCCTGATTGCGACAAGCGACGGAGAAAAAATCACTAACCCCAAAGCTTTTGATAGGCATTATCAGAAGCTTAAAAAGGCTCAGAAGTTTCTCTCTCGTAAGAAGAAGGATTCTAAAAATAGGGAAAAAGCCCGTCTTAAAGTAGCTAGAATTCAAGCTAAGATTTCTGATTCCAGGCTTGACCATTTGCATAAACTGACCACCCGACTGATCCGCGAAAACCAAACGATCGCAGTTGAGGATTTGGCAGTCAAGAACATGGTCAAGAACTCCAAGTTGGCAAGAGCGATTAGTGATGCTAGTTGGGCTGAACTTGTGAGGCAACTGGAATACAAAGCCAGATGGTATTGTCGGAACCTGGTTAAGATTGACCGATGGTTTCCCAGTTCTAAAAGATGTGGGAGTTGCGGTCAAATTGTTGAAAAGCTGCCGTTGAGCATCCGTGAATGGGATTGCCCTAGTTGCAACACCCATCACGACAGGGATATTAACGCAGCTAAGAATGTTCTTGCCGTGGGACACACGGTTGATGTCTGTGGAGCGAACATAAGACCTGATAGGCATACGTCTAAAGGGCTGTTGCGAAAAACCAGTAATGGAAAGAAACAGAAACCTAAATCGTGA
- the sat gene encoding sulfate adenylyltransferase — MSHRQNGIAPHGGQLINRIASPEKREELLSKADFLPKVQLDERAVSDLEMIAIGAFSPITGFMEQADYQSVVDNMRLANSVVWSVPVTLSVTEEVASSLKEGDLVRLDNPAGKFIGVLELTQKYPYDKKREAVNVYRTDDEKHPGVRVVYNQGPINLAGPVWLLERDPHPHFPKYQIDPAESRKLFQEKGWRTIVGFQTRNPIHRAHEYIQKCALETVDALFLHPLVGATKDDDIPADVRMRCYEILLERYFPKDRVVLAINPAAMRYAGPREAIFHAMIRKNYGCTHFIVGRDHAGVGDYYGTYDAQYIFDEFEPEELGIVPMKFEHAFYCTVTQGMATTKTSPSTPEQRIHLSGTKVREMLRRGELPPPEFSRPEVAAELARAMKIPV, encoded by the coding sequence ATGAGTCATCGCCAAAATGGGATTGCGCCTCACGGAGGACAACTGATAAACCGGATTGCTTCTCCCGAAAAAAGGGAAGAACTTCTTTCCAAAGCTGATTTTCTGCCAAAAGTGCAACTAGATGAGCGGGCTGTTTCCGATTTGGAAATGATCGCGATCGGTGCATTTAGTCCCATCACTGGGTTTATGGAACAGGCAGATTACCAATCAGTCGTTGACAATATGCGACTGGCTAACAGTGTAGTTTGGTCAGTTCCCGTTACCCTATCAGTGACCGAGGAAGTTGCTTCCTCCCTTAAAGAAGGGGATTTGGTACGCCTGGATAACCCAGCGGGTAAATTTATCGGCGTTTTAGAACTCACCCAGAAATATCCCTACGATAAAAAACGGGAAGCTGTAAACGTTTACCGCACCGACGACGAAAAACACCCAGGGGTGCGAGTAGTTTACAACCAAGGGCCAATCAACCTCGCCGGGCCAGTTTGGTTGCTGGAACGCGACCCCCATCCCCACTTTCCCAAATACCAAATCGACCCAGCCGAATCGCGCAAATTATTCCAAGAAAAAGGCTGGAGAACGATTGTTGGCTTCCAAACTCGCAATCCCATCCATAGAGCGCACGAATACATCCAAAAATGCGCTCTAGAAACGGTAGATGCTTTATTTTTACATCCATTAGTCGGCGCAACCAAAGATGATGACATTCCCGCAGACGTGCGGATGCGCTGCTACGAAATTCTCCTAGAACGCTATTTCCCGAAAGACCGAGTAGTTCTGGCGATCAATCCGGCAGCAATGCGTTACGCTGGGCCAAGAGAAGCGATTTTCCACGCGATGATTCGCAAAAACTACGGCTGCACTCACTTCATCGTCGGACGAGATCATGCTGGCGTGGGTGATTATTACGGTACTTACGATGCTCAATATATTTTCGATGAATTTGAGCCAGAAGAATTGGGCATCGTACCGATGAAGTTTGAACACGCTTTCTACTGCACGGTAACTCAGGGAATGGCAACGACGAAGACTAGCCCCAGCACTCCCGAACAACGGATACACTTGTCGGGTACGAAGGTGCGGGAAATGTTGCGTCGCGGTGAATTACCGCCGCCAGAGTTTTCTAGACCGGAAGTTGCGGCGGAATTAGCACGGGCGATGAAGATTCCGGTGTAG
- a CDS encoding NACHT domain-containing NTPase, with amino-acid sequence MVKRSLKASPLGIQQAKRAFALKGWTQENLAGEVNLKTRQPIWRFFTGKPVDRQVFLEICAILDLDWREIAIDPPAEFSEPGELTPTSAPNIDTLVQQVRQQRQDKIQYQCGILQLLDINRPVKIDDIYVDVNILEEIASQQWFDISNLPNLGPAEFDRVGLGEINQKQIPGMQAVETYSKLRVLGKPGVGKTTFLKHLAIQCNRGEFAAHQVPIFITLRDFAEESKDNGNFSLLNYLHQAFINSGIYNPSAIETLLQAGRVLLLLDGMDEVLSEDSTAVQREIRKFSDKYHKNQFLISCRTAAKKLLLRGFTDVEIAPFTQDQIVTFAQKWFVTFTKTNRQSGQAQSVQFIEKLELPENWQFRQLIVTPLFLHLACWVFHGQAQFPTKRSEFYKQGLDLLLGKWDEAKGVERDKVYQGFLLPQKLRLLSQLAAVTFEKGEYFFEQRIIEQYIEDYLRNLPDINLEPEELQLESEAVLKAIETQHGLLTERARGIFSFSYLVFHEYFTARQIVASHNLQGLEQALGGLVSHITDPHWREIFLLTVAMLRSADSLVQLMKQQIDGLVAQDPYLQEFLLWASQKSQTIPTQPKVATTRAFYLALAQSPRTAAQFTLASTLDQGMFLDAALDNLLRELAMDNSQEFAYINACNDAINNILVMVLDAGFYKSLQQLKDLLPPASQSREQFQDWWQEHYSGWVEQLRTTIVNYRNTSRTWQFSAEQKQVLQRYYDANQLLLDCLHSNCEVTAATRQEIEATLLLPQNELEDREWQ; translated from the coding sequence ATGGTCAAGAGATCGCTCAAAGCCTCACCCCTGGGAATTCAACAGGCTAAGCGAGCGTTTGCCCTCAAAGGGTGGACGCAGGAAAACTTAGCAGGGGAAGTAAATTTAAAGACCAGACAACCTATTTGGCGGTTTTTCACGGGGAAACCCGTCGATCGCCAAGTTTTTTTAGAAATTTGCGCCATATTAGATTTAGATTGGCGAGAGATTGCGATCGATCCGCCAGCAGAATTTTCCGAACCGGGAGAGTTAACTCCAACTTCCGCCCCAAACATTGATACCCTGGTGCAGCAAGTACGCCAACAACGCCAGGATAAAATTCAATACCAGTGCGGTATCTTGCAGCTATTAGACATAAATCGTCCGGTCAAAATTGATGATATCTATGTTGATGTCAATATTTTGGAAGAAATTGCCAGCCAACAGTGGTTTGATATCAGTAATTTGCCCAACTTAGGGCCAGCCGAATTCGATCGCGTTGGTTTGGGAGAAATCAACCAAAAACAAATACCAGGGATGCAGGCAGTTGAAACATACTCCAAACTTCGAGTACTGGGTAAACCTGGTGTTGGCAAAACCACATTTTTGAAACATCTCGCCATTCAGTGTAACCGGGGCGAGTTTGCCGCCCATCAAGTGCCGATTTTCATCACTTTGAGAGATTTTGCAGAAGAATCCAAGGATAATGGCAACTTTAGTCTCTTAAATTACCTCCATCAGGCGTTTATCAACTCTGGTATTTACAACCCATCTGCGATCGAAACCTTGCTGCAAGCTGGTAGAGTCCTATTATTGCTGGATGGAATGGATGAAGTTCTCAGCGAAGACAGCACCGCCGTTCAACGAGAAATTCGCAAGTTTTCAGACAAATATCACAAAAATCAGTTTTTGATATCCTGTCGCACCGCCGCCAAAAAGCTCCTGTTGCGAGGCTTTACCGATGTGGAAATTGCCCCCTTTACCCAAGATCAAATCGTTACCTTCGCCCAAAAATGGTTTGTGACGTTCACTAAAACCAACCGTCAATCTGGGCAAGCACAATCGGTTCAGTTTATCGAAAAGTTAGAATTACCGGAAAATTGGCAATTTCGCCAGCTGATTGTCACGCCTTTGTTTCTACATCTAGCTTGTTGGGTGTTTCACGGACAAGCACAATTTCCCACCAAGCGGTCTGAGTTTTATAAGCAAGGACTGGATTTACTTCTAGGTAAATGGGACGAAGCCAAAGGGGTGGAACGAGATAAGGTTTACCAAGGGTTTTTATTACCTCAAAAACTCAGGTTGTTGAGTCAGCTGGCCGCAGTTACCTTTGAAAAGGGTGAATATTTCTTCGAGCAACGCATTATAGAGCAGTATATTGAGGACTATCTGCGGAATTTGCCCGATATAAACCTGGAACCAGAGGAACTGCAACTCGAAAGTGAAGCGGTACTAAAAGCGATCGAAACTCAACACGGGCTACTCACCGAACGGGCGAGAGGAATCTTTTCTTTCTCCTATCTGGTGTTTCACGAATACTTCACCGCCCGCCAAATTGTTGCCAGTCATAACCTGCAAGGATTAGAGCAAGCTTTGGGAGGACTTGTCAGCCACATTACAGACCCTCACTGGCGCGAAATTTTCCTCTTGACAGTTGCCATGCTGCGAAGTGCAGACTCTCTAGTACAGTTGATGAAGCAACAAATTGATGGTTTAGTCGCTCAAGACCCTTATTTACAAGAATTTTTGCTCTGGGCTAGCCAAAAATCTCAGACGATCCCAACCCAACCCAAAGTTGCCACCACACGAGCTTTTTACCTTGCCCTTGCCCAGTCACCTCGTACAGCTGCTCAGTTTACATTAGCCAGCACTCTCGACCAGGGTATGTTTTTAGATGCGGCGTTGGATAACTTGCTGCGCGAGTTGGCGATGGATAACTCCCAAGAATTTGCTTATATCAATGCTTGTAACGACGCAATTAACAATATTTTGGTGATGGTTCTCGATGCTGGATTTTATAAGTCTTTGCAACAACTCAAAGATCTGCTCCCACCTGCTTCTCAAAGCCGAGAACAGTTTCAAGACTGGTGGCAAGAACACTATTCCGGCTGGGTGGAACAGTTAAGGACAACGATCGTTAACTATCGAAACACTAGCCGCACCTGGCAGTTTAGCGCCGAACAAAAACAAGTGCTACAACGCTACTACGATGCCAATCAGCTACTTCTCGATTGCCTGCATAGCAATTGCGAAGTGACGGCGGCTACTCGGCAGGAAATTGAAGCCACCTTATTGCTACCTCAGAACGAGCTTGAAGATAGAGAATGGCAGTAA
- a CDS encoding allophycocyanin — translation MSIIKKIIENADEECRYLTPGEMRQIENFLKGGERRLRLVQGLTASRERIVQLAAKQLFQLRPSLVSPGGNAYGEAMTATCLRDMDYYLRLVLYSLVAGETTPLQEIGLIGVRQMYNSLGTPTDAVAESVRAMKNVTTSMLSGEDANEVSVYFDYLIGGLQ, via the coding sequence ATGAGTATTATCAAAAAAATAATCGAAAATGCAGATGAGGAGTGTCGCTATCTCACCCCTGGAGAGATGAGACAAATTGAGAACTTCCTCAAAGGCGGTGAGCGTCGTCTGCGCCTTGTCCAAGGGTTAACAGCAAGCCGGGAACGCATTGTTCAGCTAGCTGCAAAGCAGTTGTTCCAACTACGTCCTAGCCTTGTTTCTCCTGGTGGGAACGCTTACGGTGAGGCGATGACAGCGACTTGCCTACGGGATATGGATTACTACCTGCGCTTAGTCCTGTACAGCCTAGTGGCTGGAGAAACAACCCCTTTGCAAGAAATTGGACTGATTGGGGTGCGCCAAATGTATAACTCTCTCGGTACACCGACTGATGCTGTTGCCGAAAGCGTCCGTGCGATGAAAAATGTCACTACTTCCATGCTGTCTGGAGAAGATGCTAACGAAGTTAGTGTTTATTTTGACTACCTGATCGGTGGTCTTCAGTAG